The Geoglobus acetivorans genome window below encodes:
- a CDS encoding type II toxin-antitoxin system HicB family antitoxin, giving the protein MEQLEVKKLRFPVIVEVDEDGYYIVSCPLFKGCHSYGETIEEALGNIKEVIEMCLEEEGLDESLKFIGYREVEVEHAIATDKSKRLP; this is encoded by the coding sequence ATGGAACAGTTGGAAGTAAAGAAGCTGAGGTTTCCGGTAATAGTTGAAGTTGACGAGGACGGTTACTACATAGTCAGCTGTCCGCTGTTCAAAGGATGTCACAGTTACGGCGAGACGATAGAGGAGGCTTTAGGGAACATAAAGGAAGTAATTGAGATGTGCTTGGAAGAAGAGGGATTGGATGAGAGTCTGAAATTCATAGGCTACAGAGAGGTGGAAGTAGAGCATGCGATTGCCACTGATAAAAGCAAGAGACTTCCTTAA
- a CDS encoding acetyl-CoA C-acyltransferase, whose translation MPAVIVDGVRTPVGKFGGSLKDLQAYELGAIAIKALMKKAGVKPLATRDSYDFYPSKLPKGRIELEGDYEFEGVEVEIDEVIMGNVLQAAQGQNPARQAGVYSGIPKEIPAYTLNKVCGSGLKAVVAAAQSISDGAKAVIAGGMESMSNAPYAMRKARWGYRMSINAIDEVVDVMVYDGLWEKFYGYHMGNTAENIAELYGISREEQDELAYESHMRAVKAIDEGIFAQEIEPVVIKTKKGEVVVDTDEHPRRDTSLEKLAKLPPVFKKGGTVTAGNASGVNDGAAALLLMEERYAEELGLEPKVRVVSHASAGIDPAYMGLGPIPAIQKAVKRAGISLDDIELIELNEAFAAQALAVVKELNLDLERVNVHGSGISLGHPIGATGARITVTLIHEMERRKADYGLASLCIGGGMGIAAVFERV comes from the coding sequence ATGCCAGCAGTCATTGTTGATGGTGTGAGAACTCCAGTGGGAAAATTTGGGGGGTCGCTTAAGGATCTGCAGGCTTACGAGCTCGGGGCGATTGCAATAAAGGCATTGATGAAAAAAGCTGGAGTGAAGCCACTCGCAACCAGAGATTCATACGACTTCTATCCCTCAAAGCTGCCGAAGGGCAGGATAGAGCTCGAGGGCGATTATGAGTTTGAAGGCGTGGAAGTGGAAATAGACGAGGTCATAATGGGCAATGTTCTGCAGGCCGCGCAGGGCCAGAATCCGGCAAGGCAGGCCGGAGTTTACTCGGGAATTCCGAAGGAGATCCCCGCATACACTCTGAACAAGGTCTGCGGAAGTGGTCTGAAGGCCGTTGTTGCTGCGGCTCAGTCGATCAGCGATGGGGCTAAAGCCGTAATTGCGGGAGGGATGGAGAGCATGAGCAACGCCCCGTATGCGATGAGAAAGGCAAGATGGGGCTACAGGATGAGCATCAACGCAATCGATGAGGTTGTGGACGTAATGGTCTACGACGGGCTGTGGGAGAAGTTCTACGGCTACCACATGGGGAACACAGCCGAGAATATAGCAGAGCTTTACGGTATAAGCAGGGAGGAACAGGACGAGCTGGCTTACGAGAGCCACATGAGGGCCGTGAAGGCGATAGATGAAGGCATTTTTGCTCAGGAGATCGAACCTGTTGTCATCAAGACCAAGAAGGGTGAGGTTGTTGTAGACACGGACGAGCATCCAAGAAGGGACACGAGCCTGGAAAAGCTCGCAAAGCTCCCGCCCGTCTTCAAGAAGGGTGGAACGGTTACGGCAGGAAACGCGAGCGGAGTGAATGACGGCGCTGCTGCTCTGCTTCTGATGGAGGAGAGGTATGCAGAGGAGCTGGGGCTCGAGCCGAAGGTGAGGGTTGTCAGCCACGCATCAGCAGGAATTGACCCGGCATACATGGGTCTCGGGCCGATTCCGGCGATACAGAAGGCGGTGAAGAGAGCAGGCATAAGCTTGGACGACATCGAGCTTATCGAGCTGAACGAGGCTTTCGCTGCCCAGGCTTTGGCTGTGGTGAAGGAGCTGAACCTTGACCTCGAGAGAGTGAACGTGCACGGCAGCGGGATAAGCCTGGGACACCCCATCGGCGCTACTGGGGCGAGAATAACTGTCACGCTAATCCACGAGATGGAGAGGAGGAAGGCAGATTACGGCCTCGCTTCGCTCTGCATAGGCGGCGGAATGGGGATTGCAGCTGTGTTTGAGAGGGTCTGA
- the purM gene encoding phosphoribosylformylglycinamidine cyclo-ligase: MKSYADAGVDIKREEKAVKSLISGLRFVRKGFGQPILTNHYASVIDAGEICIAITTDGVGTKIKVAEIMNNFRTIGIDCVAMNVNDLYAINAEPVAMVDYIATNRPDERIMAEIGEGLNKGCEMANITLVGGETATLDIVSGWDLSGTVIGFVDRKKMITGEKIEPGDVIFAIPSSGIHSNGLTLARKLVEENGLNYFDRFEDHTIGEELLVPTRIYSEVLEIARKHDIHGMAHITGGGLLNLKRLKKVKFVIDSPLKPQKIFTFLQDLGSIEVEEMYRTFNMGMGFMLICDESTAEELKREVKGDIVGHVEKGEGVYLEELRIDN, encoded by the coding sequence ATGAAATCTTACGCTGATGCCGGAGTTGACATAAAGAGAGAGGAGAAGGCAGTAAAAAGCCTCATCTCTGGACTGAGGTTCGTCAGAAAGGGTTTCGGGCAGCCCATCCTGACGAACCACTACGCGAGCGTTATCGATGCCGGAGAGATCTGCATTGCAATAACCACGGATGGGGTCGGAACGAAGATAAAGGTTGCCGAGATCATGAACAACTTCAGAACCATAGGCATAGACTGCGTGGCGATGAACGTCAATGACCTCTACGCCATAAACGCCGAGCCAGTTGCGATGGTGGACTACATAGCCACAAACAGGCCTGATGAGAGGATCATGGCAGAGATAGGAGAGGGATTGAATAAAGGCTGTGAGATGGCCAACATAACTCTGGTTGGCGGTGAGACTGCGACGCTCGACATAGTCAGTGGATGGGATTTGTCCGGAACTGTGATAGGCTTCGTTGACAGAAAAAAGATGATCACCGGTGAGAAAATCGAGCCGGGTGATGTTATCTTCGCCATTCCGAGCTCGGGCATCCACAGCAACGGACTGACTCTGGCAAGAAAGCTCGTGGAGGAAAATGGCCTGAACTACTTCGACAGATTTGAGGACCACACCATTGGGGAGGAACTACTCGTTCCTACGAGGATATACTCTGAGGTGCTGGAGATTGCCAGAAAGCATGACATCCACGGGATGGCTCACATCACAGGCGGAGGATTGCTGAACCTGAAGAGGCTGAAAAAGGTTAAGTTCGTGATCGACAGCCCGCTCAAGCCCCAGAAAATCTTCACCTTCCTGCAGGATCTTGGGAGCATAGAGGTAGAAGAGATGTACAGAACGTTCAACATGGGAATGGGCTTCATGCTGATATGTGACGAAAGCACAGCGGAGGAGCTGAAGAGAGAGGTAAAGGGAGACATTGTAGGGCACGTCGAAAAAGGAGAGGGAGTGTATCTGGAGGAATTGAGAATTGATAACTAA
- a CDS encoding type II toxin-antitoxin system HicA family toxin codes for MRLPLIKARDFLKFLEWLGFKPVRMKGSHVRLKSEDGRVTTIPVHGNSEIPKGLLRKIIREDLQMSMEEFVEKYNEFKKR; via the coding sequence ATGCGATTGCCACTGATAAAAGCAAGAGACTTCCTTAAATTTCTCGAATGGCTCGGATTTAAACCTGTGAGGATGAAAGGCTCTCATGTAAGGCTGAAATCTGAGGATGGGAGAGTTACCACAATTCCGGTGCACGGCAATAGTGAAATCCCGAAGGGTTTGCTCAGAAAAATCATCAGGGAAGACCTTCAGATGAGTATGGAGGAGTTCGTAGAAAAGTATAACGAGTTTAAGAAAAGGTGA
- the larE gene encoding ATP-dependent sacrificial sulfur transferase LarE — protein MDRLESLRNFISQFESVAVAFSGGVDSSTLLALTAEVLGNDRVVAVTASSPTVPSRDLEDAKRFAGEIGVRHVFIELNELEDENFRKNPPNRCYFCKKMLLSRITEFARKEGIQAVFEGTNADELRGHRPGYKAIGEFEDVYSPWAMFGITKDEIREIAREMGYEFADKPSMACLSSRIPFGVEIDEEKLRRIDAAENLVMAIAGVRQVRVRDFGENAVIEVGRGERGRLFSEEVMDRIVEELRRLGYKNVLMDLEGYRTGKLSGQSK, from the coding sequence ATGGACAGGCTTGAGAGTCTCAGAAACTTCATATCTCAGTTTGAAAGTGTTGCAGTAGCTTTCAGTGGAGGAGTTGATAGCTCCACCCTGCTCGCCCTTACCGCTGAAGTTCTTGGAAATGATAGGGTTGTTGCGGTAACAGCCTCAAGCCCCACCGTTCCATCCCGCGACCTCGAGGATGCGAAGAGGTTTGCCGGAGAGATTGGGGTGAGGCATGTTTTCATTGAACTGAACGAGCTTGAGGATGAGAACTTCAGGAAGAACCCTCCCAACAGGTGCTACTTCTGCAAGAAGATGCTCCTCTCGAGGATAACCGAGTTTGCAAGAAAGGAGGGAATTCAGGCCGTTTTTGAAGGCACCAATGCTGATGAGCTAAGGGGACACAGGCCCGGATATAAGGCAATAGGGGAGTTCGAGGATGTCTATTCTCCCTGGGCGATGTTCGGCATCACGAAGGACGAGATAAGAGAGATAGCGAGAGAAATGGGATACGAGTTTGCGGACAAACCATCCATGGCATGCCTTTCATCAAGAATCCCGTTCGGGGTTGAGATAGACGAAGAGAAGCTCAGAAGGATTGATGCAGCCGAAAACCTCGTCATGGCCATTGCTGGAGTAAGGCAGGTAAGGGTAAGAGATTTTGGTGAGAACGCGGTGATTGAGGTGGGCAGGGGGGAGAGGGGCAGGCTTTTCAGCGAGGAAGTGATGGACAGGATTGTGGAAGAGCTGAGGAGGCTTGGTTATAAGAATGTGCTGATGGATCTGGAGGGGTACAGGACTGGAAAGCTTTCTGGGCAATCTAAATGA
- a CDS encoding AbrB/MazE/SpoVT family DNA-binding domain-containing protein: MSITRMDRRGRITIPKEIREELKLKEDDELLVFKLANNILILRKADFSDLIAEALNEFRELSEEDIERIKEEVNKLAEKKIESLS; this comes from the coding sequence ATGTCCATAACCAGGATGGATCGAAGAGGCAGAATTACGATCCCCAAAGAAATCAGAGAAGAATTGAAGCTTAAAGAGGATGACGAACTCCTCGTCTTCAAGCTTGCCAACAACATCCTCATTCTAAGAAAGGCTGACTTCAGCGATCTCATAGCTGAAGCGCTGAACGAGTTTAGGGAGCTGAGCGAAGAGGACATTGAAAGAATAAAGGAGGAAGTGAACAAACTTGCAGAAAAGAAAATTGAGAGTCTTTCCTGA
- a CDS encoding antitoxin AF2212-like protein, with the protein MPEVIKAVYEGGVFNSLEKGRSKEKERR; encoded by the coding sequence ATGCCGGAGGTTATAAAGGCAGTTTATGAGGGTGGCGTGTTCAATTCTCTTGAAAAAGGCAGATCTAAAGAAAAGGAACGGCGATGA
- a CDS encoding cupin domain-containing protein → MPSDLEVSKLKDLINYQENSIVSRTIIDRETGTVTLFAFDRGQGLSEHTAPFDAMVYVVDGEVEVKISGKPYRLKEGDMIVMPANEPHALKALSRFKMLLVMVRS, encoded by the coding sequence ATGCCGTCGGACTTGGAAGTTTCAAAACTCAAAGATCTTATTAACTATCAGGAAAACTCAATCGTGAGCAGAACAATAATTGACAGGGAAACCGGCACCGTAACGCTGTTCGCCTTTGACAGGGGGCAGGGGCTGAGCGAACACACAGCCCCGTTCGATGCAATGGTCTACGTTGTCGATGGCGAGGTGGAGGTGAAGATCTCCGGCAAGCCATATCGCCTCAAAGAAGGAGACATGATAGTGATGCCGGCCAACGAGCCTCATGCTCTGAAGGCTCTGAGCAGGTTCAAGATGCTTCTGGTGATGGTGAGGAGCTGA
- a CDS encoding bile acid:sodium symporter, protein MITKLLPIFISASTGYALGRFVDTGGVQGLLSTLITLLVLTTIFPSMILFRFESAGVSKKPLLASLLINFVYSPLFALLILKTGSNHIMKVALASSLLMPVPSMNSAYVIISGGNLELTVSLMAVNFLTGVALYPLLLSTISGIHNLGIDPVQISETLMIVIVLPLLFGQVLRKFVTPSREVVSKFTEVSLNALVFTIFLSKASLIHPTSFIVQLPYSVGFILSSVFLSEVISKISGIKREEHLSYVFLSTGKNNSTVIAILTLALSPLYAVYVLFHQFIQIVLLLAYATAKAEKII, encoded by the coding sequence TTGATAACTAAGCTTCTGCCCATATTTATTTCTGCCTCGACGGGATATGCCCTCGGGAGGTTTGTGGATACGGGTGGAGTTCAGGGTCTGCTGTCCACCCTTATAACTCTCCTTGTACTCACGACAATATTTCCGTCGATGATCCTATTCAGGTTCGAATCTGCAGGAGTGTCGAAAAAACCTCTGTTGGCCTCACTGCTTATAAACTTCGTCTACTCTCCCTTATTCGCCCTGTTAATCCTTAAAACAGGAAGCAACCACATAATGAAGGTTGCCCTTGCATCTTCACTGCTCATGCCAGTTCCGAGCATGAATTCAGCATATGTTATCATTTCGGGAGGAAATCTCGAACTGACAGTATCACTCATGGCAGTAAACTTTCTCACCGGAGTGGCGCTATATCCTCTTCTCCTCTCCACAATCTCCGGTATCCACAACCTCGGAATTGATCCGGTTCAGATCTCAGAAACTCTCATGATTGTAATTGTTCTGCCCCTCCTTTTCGGACAGGTGTTAAGAAAATTTGTAACGCCCTCACGAGAGGTTGTTTCAAAATTCACTGAAGTCAGCCTGAATGCTCTCGTGTTCACAATATTTCTGTCGAAGGCCAGTCTGATCCACCCCACCAGCTTTATTGTTCAGCTTCCGTATTCAGTTGGATTCATACTCTCGTCAGTATTTCTCTCGGAGGTCATATCAAAAATATCCGGGATCAAAAGGGAAGAGCACCTCTCATACGTGTTTCTCAGCACTGGAAAAAACAATTCAACAGTAATAGCAATTTTAACACTCGCACTTTCACCCCTTTACGCAGTATATGTATTGTTTCATCAGTTTATTCAGATAGTTCTCCTGCTCGCTTATGCCACCGCAAAAGCAGAAAAGATTATTTAA
- a CDS encoding NAD(P)/FAD-dependent oxidoreductase, with protein MTDYDVVVVGAGPAGSIAAKTAAEKGLDVLLIEKRQEIGVPVRCAEGVSREGLEKFVNPDSKWIASEIENAEIISPSNHKVVLSAENAGNEVGYVLERKIFDRHLARLASKAGADVLTKTSAVSFKRENGTVKLGIRSMGEFSEITAKIVIGADGVESRVAKWAGIDTTLKLNEIESCVQYLMTNIDFDDDTTYFWVGRKYAPGGYIWLFPKGKDAANVGIGVMPSLAEKSAKWYLDRFIEEHFPDGEIVEVVVGGVPVKGAIDTAVADNVMLAGDAARHTDPITGGGIINAMSAGHHAAIAAYEAIEANDYSKEFLRKYDEKWKLDFGESLVRNKKLQEKMMRLDDPTLDRLAESLEGMPIEEMSVRRLAFELFKKHPRLLWDLREFIV; from the coding sequence ATGACTGACTACGATGTTGTTGTCGTTGGGGCAGGGCCTGCCGGAAGCATAGCCGCAAAAACTGCTGCTGAGAAGGGGCTTGACGTTCTTCTGATCGAGAAAAGGCAGGAAATCGGTGTTCCAGTAAGATGTGCCGAAGGTGTGAGCAGAGAAGGGCTTGAAAAGTTTGTAAACCCTGACAGCAAGTGGATTGCCAGTGAGATAGAAAATGCCGAAATCATCTCACCTTCAAATCATAAAGTTGTTCTCTCTGCTGAAAATGCCGGAAATGAGGTTGGATACGTCCTTGAGAGGAAGATTTTTGACAGACATCTTGCAAGACTCGCCTCCAAAGCCGGTGCAGATGTTTTGACGAAGACATCCGCAGTATCGTTCAAAAGAGAGAACGGCACTGTAAAACTTGGAATAAGGAGTATGGGTGAGTTCAGCGAGATTACCGCAAAGATTGTAATAGGTGCAGATGGTGTTGAGAGCAGGGTTGCGAAGTGGGCAGGAATAGATACCACTCTGAAGCTGAATGAGATCGAGAGCTGCGTGCAGTACCTCATGACTAACATAGATTTTGACGATGACACGACCTACTTCTGGGTTGGCAGAAAGTACGCTCCGGGCGGCTACATCTGGCTGTTTCCAAAGGGAAAGGATGCAGCGAATGTCGGAATCGGCGTTATGCCAAGTCTCGCAGAGAAAAGTGCAAAATGGTATCTTGACAGGTTTATAGAAGAACATTTTCCTGATGGAGAGATAGTCGAGGTTGTTGTTGGTGGTGTGCCAGTTAAGGGGGCAATTGACACTGCAGTGGCAGACAACGTCATGCTCGCAGGTGATGCTGCCAGGCACACGGATCCAATAACAGGGGGAGGGATAATCAATGCAATGAGTGCTGGCCATCACGCAGCCATAGCTGCTTATGAGGCTATCGAAGCAAATGACTACAGCAAAGAGTTTCTGAGAAAGTACGACGAAAAATGGAAGTTAGACTTCGGAGAGAGCCTCGTTAGAAACAAAAAGCTTCAGGAAAAAATGATGAGACTCGATGATCCAACCCTGGACAG
- a CDS encoding DUF2341 domain-containing protein produces the protein MSGDNSGVSPIIGFILLLQIMIIFLAFVQTTLIPDQLKKIEYDNVKSIKAEMEKFSALISSGNNAFLLVKTPEYPDYLFLLTPEPAGFSIWTEPFTVNISAEITLPNGSKLTLSKSYESSRIYVKIDNYFYPDTTFIFENTAVFQKSNGGFGIAGDQKMLSGGINLVIINSSVNRAYNSPHEFSFRAVSSGGRFYAENITVEFESVNPDYWASAGLSVSGDKVKATIPSGFLSTIVISDHEFKPSPKYMLKVNPFDSYTLSAGDIQELGVSLLDEYLNPVTGLKVNVTVSGGIGSAVPSKVETDISGVARTSFKAQNGGSGSVIFSAGSLSTSYNITVIQPQGTNASSLLQVNWLDSGGVWDAGKDGFKKTLSVRVVDSQSSPVPGVEVRFSVTNSSVIVLNTTSALTDSNGVVNVQATALSNGSAKIYAFAGDSGDVISLSVINLTRAWHLNGWAYRVPIYTQENSGQALSDYQILVTLGPSFNWSATNSGGSDVRFTDIAGNELPYWIEEWNPGVSAKIWVKIPSLNAGENKTIYMYYGNSAAVSKSDGNSVFVFFDDFNTDTSSNYQTLEGWSGTPSFIWNPSGSEVVTDTSNADFFLVINTNLNLPVRFAVEIRAYTGDDDSIGSLISTANGEYYIAIMRVSDYDSTNTRGSEETLIKFNTLPSDYSQATLLKTLGNYVNPSSWQVGGIAYDGSKIFGIYNHMIAGNYTTGSLAIDRIGLSTHANNPRAHYDWILVRNFVDPEPSVTVGVEEAD, from the coding sequence GTGTCTGGAGACAACAGTGGGGTCTCGCCAATAATTGGATTCATTCTCCTGCTCCAGATAATGATAATCTTCCTTGCCTTTGTTCAGACCACTCTGATTCCTGATCAGTTGAAAAAGATAGAGTATGACAACGTGAAATCCATTAAGGCCGAAATGGAAAAGTTCTCAGCCCTTATATCCTCTGGAAATAATGCATTCCTGCTTGTAAAAACTCCGGAATATCCTGACTATCTCTTTCTGCTAACACCCGAACCTGCAGGATTTTCAATCTGGACAGAGCCATTTACTGTAAACATCTCGGCCGAAATCACGCTGCCAAACGGCAGTAAACTGACACTTTCAAAGAGCTATGAGTCCAGCAGAATATACGTGAAAATTGATAACTACTTCTATCCTGATACAACCTTCATCTTTGAGAACACGGCAGTATTTCAGAAAAGCAACGGAGGATTCGGGATTGCAGGGGACCAGAAAATGCTCAGCGGAGGTATCAATCTTGTTATAATAAATTCGAGCGTCAACCGGGCATATAATTCCCCCCACGAGTTCTCATTCAGAGCAGTCTCTTCGGGCGGAAGATTTTATGCAGAGAATATCACAGTGGAATTTGAGAGTGTAAATCCAGACTACTGGGCAAGTGCAGGTTTATCTGTTTCGGGCGACAAGGTGAAGGCCACAATTCCATCTGGATTTCTATCCACCATCGTTATCTCGGACCACGAGTTCAAACCGAGTCCAAAGTACATGCTGAAAGTCAATCCATTTGATTCATACACACTGTCCGCTGGAGACATCCAGGAACTTGGTGTTTCACTTCTGGACGAGTATCTGAACCCAGTAACAGGTTTGAAAGTTAACGTAACCGTTTCCGGAGGGATAGGGAGCGCCGTTCCTTCGAAAGTAGAGACAGATATTTCCGGTGTTGCGAGAACGTCGTTCAAAGCCCAGAATGGTGGAAGCGGAAGCGTCATATTTTCAGCAGGAAGTCTGAGCACATCATACAACATAACTGTAATTCAGCCCCAGGGAACAAATGCAAGCTCATTGCTGCAGGTAAACTGGCTTGACAGCGGTGGAGTGTGGGACGCCGGGAAAGATGGCTTTAAGAAGACCCTGTCCGTCAGAGTTGTCGATTCCCAGTCCTCACCTGTTCCGGGTGTGGAGGTTAGATTTTCCGTCACAAATTCCTCAGTCATTGTACTGAACACCACCTCCGCACTCACAGACTCCAACGGGGTCGTTAATGTGCAGGCTACAGCACTTTCAAACGGTAGTGCAAAGATATATGCATTTGCGGGGGACAGTGGAGACGTTATTTCTCTCAGTGTGATAAACCTCACAAGAGCCTGGCACCTGAACGGATGGGCATACAGAGTCCCCATATACACCCAGGAAAATTCAGGTCAAGCTCTCTCAGACTACCAGATTCTGGTAACTCTTGGCCCTTCATTCAACTGGAGTGCCACGAATTCCGGTGGCTCGGACGTGAGGTTCACAGACATCGCAGGAAACGAACTGCCTTACTGGATAGAGGAGTGGAATCCAGGTGTGTCTGCAAAGATATGGGTGAAAATACCGTCACTGAACGCCGGGGAAAACAAGACCATATACATGTACTACGGAAACTCCGCCGCCGTGAGCAAGAGTGATGGAAACAGTGTATTTGTGTTCTTTGATGACTTCAACACTGATACGAGCTCAAACTACCAGACTCTTGAGGGCTGGAGCGGAACGCCGAGCTTCATCTGGAATCCTTCGGGAAGCGAGGTTGTAACAGATACCTCAAATGCTGACTTCTTCCTTGTCATAAACACGAACCTGAATCTTCCGGTAAGATTTGCTGTTGAGATACGAGCATACACGGGGGATGACGATTCCATCGGCTCATTGATCAGCACGGCAAACGGGGAGTACTATATCGCAATAATGAGAGTTTCAGACTACGACAGCACAAACACCAGGGGCTCTGAAGAAACGCTGATCAAGTTCAACACACTTCCAAGCGATTACTCTCAGGCAACTCTGCTGAAAACCCTCGGAAACTACGTCAATCCATCGTCCTGGCAGGTTGGAGGAATTGCATACGATGGTTCAAAGATTTTTGGAATATACAATCACATGATTGCTGGAAACTACACCACCGGAAGTCTGGCAATTGACAGGATAGGGCTAAGCACGCATGCCAACAACCCCCGTGCCCATTACGACTGGATACTCGTCAGAAATTTCGTCGATCCAGAGCCTTCAGTTACTGTTGGAGTCGAGGAAGCAGATTAA
- a CDS encoding type II toxin-antitoxin system VapC family toxin: MQKRKLRVFPDTNLFISSAKSGITKSTALMFRLCFSEEIELIGNSILLAEFKKYEKLLGKSGRILLEIIRDRIQLIEPDYESIEVCKRFMPENEFADLYHASTCLKAEAVMITNDKHFDKIKKAGLIRVWSISEAIKELL, translated from the coding sequence TTGCAGAAAAGAAAATTGAGAGTCTTTCCTGACACTAACCTTTTCATCTCCTCTGCAAAATCAGGAATTACAAAATCCACAGCCTTAATGTTCAGGCTATGTTTTTCCGAAGAGATTGAGCTTATCGGAAATTCGATTTTGCTGGCGGAATTCAAAAAATACGAAAAACTTCTTGGTAAATCAGGGAGAATTCTGCTTGAGATTATCAGAGACAGAATTCAACTCATTGAGCCAGATTATGAAAGCATAGAGGTCTGTAAAAGATTCATGCCAGAAAATGAGTTTGCAGATCTTTACCATGCTTCGACCTGTCTTAAGGCTGAAGCGGTAATGATCACAAATGATAAGCATTTTGACAAAATAAAGAAGGCAGGGCTAATCAGAGTTTGGAGTATCAGTGAGGCTATCAAGGAGCTCCTTTAG
- a CDS encoding 4Fe-4S binding protein: MKKLIVNRYRCGYCGACVAVCKFNANELVETYLEIYEDKCTLCQACVRTCPMNALEVVE, encoded by the coding sequence ATGAAAAAGCTCATAGTAAACAGATACAGGTGTGGCTACTGTGGAGCGTGTGTTGCAGTCTGTAAATTCAACGCCAACGAGCTTGTTGAAACATATCTCGAAATTTATGAAGATAAATGCACATTATGTCAGGCCTGTGTCAGAACCTGTCCAATGAACGCTTTAGAGGTGGTCGAATGA